Within Acaryochloris sp. CCMEE 5410, the genomic segment TGACTCGGGAAGAAAAAGCCAAAGCTTGTGGCTACTATAAAGTCGCTAAAGATGGCACTGAACGCATCAATGTCATGGCCTTCCTCAATGCAATCCTGGACGCAGAAGGAATGGACCTGGATGCAAAAGTCAAGGGCAACAAGAAGATGGGAGGACGTCAACCCAACTTTCGCATCAGCGTACAATCTAACGGCAAGCTATTAGTCAGTAGTGCTTACACCAAGAAAATGGAGCTGCAACCGGGAGATGAGTTTGAAATAGCTCTGGGGCGTAAGCATATTCATCTAACTCAAATACAACAGGACTAGAGTCCTACGCCGTATTTCAATAAAATCCCTGGTGAATGTCTCACCAGGGATTGGAGTAGTATTGTATTCCTCTAGCCAGAGAATCTAGAGTTCATGATTCAACTAACTTGGCAACGACTTCTAATTGATAACCTCAGAGAAAACACG encodes:
- a CDS encoding AbrB family transcriptional regulator, translating into MPKKTKKQSKPLTGQALLTKVKTLNDLTREEKAKACGYYKVAKDGTERINVMAFLNAILDAEGMDLDAKVKGNKKMGGRQPNFRISVQSNGKLLVSSAYTKKMELQPGDEFEIALGRKHIHLTQIQQD